The DNA window CAGGCCTACGCCGACGACCTGCTCACGCTGGACGAGCTCGATGAGCGCCTGGAGCTCGCCAGCCGCGCCGAGAAGCGCGAGCACCTCCTGGTGCTTGTCGACGATCTGCCCGACGAGGCCTCCGACGAGCTCGTGCCCTACGAGGCTGGCGGCGAGCTCGTTCGGGCCGACGAGTCGATGCGCGTGACCTGCATCTTCTCGGAGACAAAGCGCACGATCGACGGTCCCGCCCCCTCCCGCATTGAGGCCACGGTGCTCTTTGGCGAGGCCAGGATCGACCTCAGCGGGGCCGACTTCGACTCCGGCGTGCTGGAGATTCGCTGCAACGTCGCGTTCGGTGAGTTGAAGGTGTACGTGCCGCAGGGCGTGGCGGTGGAGACGGCGGGCGTGCCCATCCTGGCCTCCTTCTACGGCAAGGATCGCGACGTGAAGTCCGGCGCGCCCGTGGTGCGCCTTACGGGCTTTGCGGCGATGGGGAGCGTGAGCTGCAAGGCGACGAAGAGTAAGAAAAAACGTCGCAAGCGGAAGTAGGCTTGCGCGCCGCGCGAACGTAAGCGGCCATCGACACCAGTCGCCGCCACCCCTCCCACCATGTTTCGCCGCCCTCGACACCCCACGCTCCGTCCACCCCGCTCCTATGCCGCGGCCCTCGACACCCCACCACCCTACCCCCCGGGCATCTCGACCTACCCTCGACACTCCACCACCCTACCCCCCGGGCATCCCGACCGGCCCTCGACAACGCACCGCCCTACCCTCCGGGCACCGAAACTCGCCATCGACACCGCGACCTTGTGGCGCCGCGACCTCCGCGCCGCCCTCGACACCACCCGGCGATACCCCGACCACCTGAGAGGGTGCCCTCGATACC is part of the Lujinxingia litoralis genome and encodes:
- a CDS encoding DUF1707 domain-containing protein, with protein sequence MPKNLPPDRVPRARSRKLGPAREETIERLQQAYADDLLTLDELDERLELASRAEKREHLLVLVDDLPDEASDELVPYEAGGELVRADESMRVTCIFSETKRTIDGPAPSRIEATVLFGEARIDLSGADFDSGVLEIRCNVAFGELKVYVPQGVAVETAGVPILASFYGKDRDVKSGAPVVRLTGFAAMGSVSCKATKSKKKRRKRK